In Miscanthus floridulus cultivar M001 chromosome 5, ASM1932011v1, whole genome shotgun sequence, one genomic interval encodes:
- the LOC136449627 gene encoding 16.6 kDa heat shock protein-like, whose translation MSLVRSSNVFDPLSLDFWTSADPFGVVRPLAEQCPVLTNVRVDWKETPEAHVFRADLPGVKKEAAKVEVEDGNVLVISGERAREEAGKDEAWRLVERSCGRFQRRFRLPRGAKLDQVRASMDNGVLTVTVPKEEVKKPQVRAVEISG comes from the coding sequence ATGTCGCTGGTGCGCAGCAGCAACGTGTTCGACCCGCTGTCGCTGGACTTCTGGACGTCCGCCGACCCGTTCGGCGTCgtccggccgctggccgagcagTGCCCCGTGCTCACCAACGTGCGCGTGGACTGGAAGGAGACCCCCGAGGCGCACGTGTTCAGGGCCGACCTCCCCGGCGTCAAGAAGGAGGCCGCCAAGGTCGAGGTGGAGGACGGCAACGTGCTCGTCATCAGCGGCGAGCGCGCCAGGGAGGAGGCCGGCAAGGACGAGGCGTGGCGCCTCGTCGAGCGCAGCTGCGGTAGGTTCCAGAGGCGGTTCCGCCTGCCGCGCGGCGCCAAGCTGGACCAGGTGCGCGCGTCCATGGACAACGGCGTGCTCACGGTCACCGTGCCCAAGGAGGAGGTCAAGAAGCCGCAGGTCAGGGCCGTCGAGATCTCTGGTTGA
- the LOC136449626 gene encoding probable calcium-binding protein CML16, giving the protein MSTSASENRQAQQQARPPAVVSSAADDAEMQRVFAHIDADGDGRISPSELAAVSRAISPPASSSHGRREVAAMMDELDTDRDGFVDLGEFKAFHARGPGDNGGDELEAELHAAFDVYDVDGDGRITAAELGKVLARIGEGCSAEECLRMIACVDTDGDGCVGFEEFKKMMCPQQPQAGAAGPDKAKRE; this is encoded by the coding sequence ATGTCGACCAGCGCCAGCGAGAACAGGCAAGCCCAGCAGCAGGCGAGGCCCCCGGCGGTGGTGTCGTCGGCCGCGGACGACGCGGAGATGCAGAGGGTGTTCGCCCACATCGACGCGGACGGCGACGGCCGGATCTCCCCTTCCGAGCTGGCCGCGGTGTCGCGCGCCATCTCCCCGCCGGCGAGCTCCTCGCACGGGCGCCGCGAGGTGGCCGCGATGATGGACGAGCTGGACACGGACCGCGACGGCTTCGTGGACCTCGGCGAGTTCAAGGCGTTCCACGCGCGCGGCCCCGGGGACAACGGCGGGGACGAGCTCGAAGCCGAGCTCCACGCCGCCTTCGACGTGTACGACGTCGACGGCGACGGCCGCATCACGGCGGCCGAGCTGGGCAAGGTGCTCGCGCGCATCGGCGAGGGGTGCAGCGCCGAGGAGTGCCTGAGGATGATCGCCTGCGTCGACACCGACGGCGACGGCTGCGTCGGCTTCGAGGAGTTCAAGAAGATGATGTGCCCCCAGCAGCCCCAAGCCGGCGCCGCCGGGCCGGACAAGGCCAAGAGGGAGTAA